The Streptomyces sp. NBC_00236 DNA window CGCCGCTCCCCCGCGTACCACGCCGTCCAGGTCCAGCGGCTTGCGCAGGGTCATGTAGGTCAGCGTGACGTCGAAGAGCCGGCGCTGCCGGGAGCCGTCGGCGGGCAGCTCACGCAGAACGTCCCCGATCGGCAGCCGCTGGTGCTGCTGCAGCAGGCCCACCGCCTCCTGGACGTCGGTGGCGATCCCGGCCAGGGACTTCCCGTCGGGGACCTCGATGCGCAGGGGCAGCGTGTTGGCGTACTGCGCGACCGCGGTCAGCTCCGTCCTGCTGCGCCGGTTGAGCAGCGGCACACCGATCACGGCCTGCTCGGTGCGGTGCACCCGGGCGAGCCAGGTGCCGAGCGCGGCGGCGAAGAAGGCGAAGGGGGTGCTGCCGCTCTCCTTGATGCGGTCGGCCACCGCTCCCGGCAGGGTGAACGTGTGGAGTCCGGTGGCGGGCACACCGTCCTGGGTGCGCCGGGCGAAGAATCGGGGTTCCGCAGCAGCGAGTTCGGCGCGGTGGAAGGCCCGGTCGTCCTCCTGCTCCGGGGAGCCGAAGTAGGCGTCCCGGCCGGTGACCGCGGTGAGCACCGACGGGGCGGCGCCCCGGTCGCGGGGTTCCTGGCCGCGGGAGCGGCGGGCGTAGTCCTCCATCACCTCGGTGTGCAGGATCTCCGCGCCCCGTCCGTCGACGAGCAGATGGTGCCCCATCAGGAACAGCTGGAGCGCGTCCGCGCTCTCCCGCAGCAGGACCGCGCGGAAGAGCCTGCGGCGCCGCAGCTCGAACGGGGTGGCCATGGCCTGCTCGCGCCAGGCCCGGCACGCCGCGGCCGGGTCGGGTGCGGCGGAGAGGTCGACCAGGTCGACCGCGGGCGCGGCGTCGTCGGTCAGCGCCTCGGCCATCCACTGCCGTGGAACGCCGTCGAACTCGTCGAATCTGAGCCGGAAGGCGTCGTGCCGCTCCAGGGCCCGGGTGAAGCACGCCCTCAGCAGCTCGCCGTCGATGGCGCCCGTGAACCGTTCGAAGACGGCCCCGTTGAACTGCGGGGTGCCCGGCGTCCGGGACTCCGCGAGCCAGATGTCACGCTGATACGGCGACAGCCGCACGTTCTCGGTACTGATGACTTCCCCCTGGTCTTGAGCGGGTGCCGCGCTGGGCACACCGGCTTCTTCCGGGCGCGACCGGTCCCGGATCTTCTCCGTCAGGCAGCGACGGCCGCCGCTCGCTTGGCCCGTGCGGCCCGGATGCCTTCGCGCCGGTCCGTGAAGGACGTGGCCTGGCTGTCCAGCCGGGCCACGAACGCGGCGAGTTCCTCGCGTGCCGCGTCGCCGGCCGGGCCGAACCCGTCCCGCTCGAACACGCGCAGATTGCGCAGGATCGGCATCACCACGCTGTCGTGGTGCAGCCGCAGGTCGTAGATGCCCGCGATGGCGATCTCCGCGGACTTGCGCCCGAAGTCCCTGATCGTCGAGCCGGGCATCTCGAACCCGGTCACGACATCGCGTACGGCCTCCATCGCCCGGTCGGGAGCGAGCTCGAACGCGGCGTCGACCAGGTTCCGGTAGAAGACCATGTGCAGGTTCTCGTCCGCCGCGATCCGGGCGAGCAGTGCGTCGCAGACCGGATCGGCGCTCACATGGCCGGTGTTGCGGTGCGAGATCCGGGTGGCGAGCTCCTGGAAGGAGGCGTACGCGATCGCGTGCAGGGCGCTGAAGCCGTCGGGGCGGTCGTATCCCGCCGACATGTGTGCCATCCGGGCCCGCTCCAGGGCCCTGGGGTCGACGGCCCGGGTGGCGAGGAGGTAGTCGCGCAGGGCGATGCCGTGCCGGGCCTCTTCGGCCGTCCAGCGGTTGACCCAGTTGCCCCAGGCCCCGTCCCTGCCGAACTCGGCCACCGCGAAGTGGTAGCCCGGCAGGTTGTCCTCGGTCAGGAGGTTGACCACGAGCGAGGTACGGGCCACCTCCGGGAGCTTCGCCTCGTCCTGGGTCCATGCCTCACCGCCGAGCGGGCCCTCGAAGTCCCGGCCTTGGCCCCACGGGATGTACTCGTGCGGGAACCACTCCTTGGCGACGTCGAGGTGGCGGTGGAGGTTGCTTTCCACCACGGGCTGGAGCTCGGCCAGCAGGGAGCTCTCGGCCCGTGCTGCGGAACGGTCCGAAGGGTCGGGACGGCCTGAAAGGTCGCTGGGTGGCATTGCGCTCTCTGTTCGTCTCGTCAGGAAGGGAAGGAGGTCGGGCGGGCCCGGGGGGCAGACGGTGGGCCCGTGCGGGCCCACCGCTGCGGATCCCTGCCGGGGTTCCGTGGAGCTGTGCCCTACGAGGGCCGCTGGGACCTCGCCCGGATCACCGGCGCGACCACCGCGGCCGCGACGGACCCGATGGCGCACGCGAGGAACACCTGCAGATAGCCCTGGTCGTCCAGGACGTTGTGGCGTTCGAGGATGGCCGCGAGGGCGGCGATGCCGAGCGCACCGCCGATCTGGCGGGTCGTCATGAGGAGTCCGGTACCGGAGGCGAAGCGCTGCGGCTCCAGCGAGGCGGTGGCCGCGTTCGAGATGGCGGTCAGGGCCGCGCCGATGCCGACACCGGCCACGACTCCGATGGGCAGCCAGACCGCCGCGTACTGCCGCTCCGTGCCGAGCAGCAGGTACATCGCCGCGCACGAGACGCCGAAGAGCCCGGCGCCCACGGCCACCGCGGCCCACTGGGCCCGGGGTGCGACCCGGCGCCCCACCACCAGGGCGCCGACCGCGGCGCTGAAGGCCCCCGGCGTGACGGCCAGGCCGGCCTTCAACTCCGAGTACCCCCACACGGCGTTGAGGAAGAGCAGGGAGCCGAGGAGGTAGGAGTACATGGCCGCACCGAAGAGCAGTGAGGAGACGTTGGTGGCGGCGAAGGCACGGTTGCGCCACAGGTCCCACTCGATGGCGGGCGCGGGGTGCCGGCGGGAGAGCAGCAGGGCCACCAGCACCAGTACGGCGCCGCCGCCCAGCAGGGCGAGGACCCGTCCGCTGCCCCAGCCCCAGTCCGTTCCCTGGGTCACACCGAAGACGACGCCGCCGATGCCCAGGGCGAGGGCGAGGGTGCCGACCGGGTCGGGCAGCCTGCGGCCGCTCGGCGCATCACCCGCGAGCCGCGCCGAGATCGCCACGATGGCCAGCCCGATCGGCAGGTTGATCAGGAAGACGCTGCGCCAGCCCCACACGTCCACCAGCAGACCGCCGAGGCTCGGCCCCACGGCCGCGGCCATGCTGCCGACCGCTCCCCAGACACCGACGGCGACCTGGCGGCGGGCCGCGGGGGTGTGCTGGAGCACCAGACCGAGCGCCGAGGGAATCATTCCGGCCGCCGCCACGCCCTGGAGCGCACGGGCGCCGACGAGCATCGGCACCCCGGTGGCGAACCCGCTCAGCACGGAGGCGAGGGTGAACAGGACCGTGGACCAGAGGAAGAGCCGCTTGCGTCCGATGACGTCGGCGACCCG harbors:
- a CDS encoding acyl-ACP desaturase; the protein is MPPSDLSGRPDPSDRSAARAESSLLAELQPVVESNLHRHLDVAKEWFPHEYIPWGQGRDFEGPLGGEAWTQDEAKLPEVARTSLVVNLLTEDNLPGYHFAVAEFGRDGAWGNWVNRWTAEEARHGIALRDYLLATRAVDPRALERARMAHMSAGYDRPDGFSALHAIAYASFQELATRISHRNTGHVSADPVCDALLARIAADENLHMVFYRNLVDAAFELAPDRAMEAVRDVVTGFEMPGSTIRDFGRKSAEIAIAGIYDLRLHHDSVVMPILRNLRVFERDGFGPAGDAAREELAAFVARLDSQATSFTDRREGIRAARAKRAAAVAA
- a CDS encoding DHA2 family efflux MFS transporter permease subunit, with translation MTTASPQSPGAGRADVAASAGEQAPQGSAEASAASKLALFVASGATFLAVLDTTVVNIAFSDLRVDFPDASLSQLTWVVTSYTVVFAALLAVAGRVADVIGRKRLFLWSTVLFTLASVLSGFATGVPMLVGARALQGVAAAGMIPSALGLVLQHTPAARRQVAVGVWGAVGSMAAAVGPSLGGLLVDVWGWRSVFLINLPIGLAIVAISARLAGDAPSGRRLPDPVGTLALALGIGGVVFGVTQGTDWGWGSGRVLALLGGGAVLVLVALLLSRRHPAPAIEWDLWRNRAFAATNVSSLLFGAAMYSYLLGSLLFLNAVWGYSELKAGLAVTPGAFSAAVGALVVGRRVAPRAQWAAVAVGAGLFGVSCAAMYLLLGTERQYAAVWLPIGVVAGVGIGAALTAISNAATASLEPQRFASGTGLLMTTRQIGGALGIAALAAILERHNVLDDQGYLQVFLACAIGSVAAAVVAPVIRARSQRPS